In Oryza sativa Japonica Group chromosome 3, ASM3414082v1, one DNA window encodes the following:
- the LOC4333157 gene encoding uncharacterized protein, with translation MVFSHNKNSNQFDPLSYVNLSGLDADSQSVSFTDMNSRDAPSNSHVTDVGKENMLNNPEESKIASTGLKPGSPISPENFSFSSLPGSSCHLSTLDHGKRPLSDVRPFQVACKRPKQIDENTWSTSTFETSFSDLADETREPDYIYHNSGISACNTSSSIPYSNLEQLIGEENLYLPDWVTTFPGYTGDFWPAPVADQVDDIDSPIHDHLPRKAVAIGPDHQADIPEWRPRISMTVPYGSGSCADLSYSSVSTSGSAPRDEDSESDKWIKHCVIEMPSSCSVAWVGDHGRDCGCSDEGSIRCVRRHVLESRENLKRIFGEDKFRELGLCDMGEDIAQRWTDEEESLFYRVVYSNPPSLGKNFWHFLPRALPGKTSMELVSYYFNVFMLRKRAQQNRSEPLHVDSDDDEVPDEPSVTEDEDSAVESPAHDYYVNNPMSPESEDSFHEKVADSLSGLRDGPSQKPLGSNTDNPGGDADVQDESCTSFEDHNGAHGSNGVQCAEFHMMLPNAALDHYSDRGACM, from the exons ATGGTGTTTTCGCACAACAAAAATTCCAACCAGTTTGACCCTCTTTCTTATGTTAACCTGAGTGGACTAGATGCTGACAGTCAATCTGTTTCATTTACTGACATGAACTCAAGAGATGCTCCTTCAAATTCACATGTTACAG ATGTTGGAAAGGAGAATATGTTGAATAACCCAGAGGAATCAAAGATAGCAAGCACTGGTCTGAAGCCTGGTTCTCCAATTTCTCCTGAGAACTTCAGTTTTTCTTCTCTCCCAGGCAGCAGTTGTCATTTGTCTACGCTGGATCATGGCAAGCGACCTCTTTCTGATGTCAGGCCATTCCAGGTTGCTTGTAAGCGTCCGAAGCAAATAGACGAAAATACCTGGTCAACGAGCACGTTTGAGACATCCTTTTCAG ATTTAGCTGATGAGACCAGAGAGCCAGATTACATCTATCATAATAGTGGTATCTCAGCCTGCAATACTAGTTCCAGCATCCCTTACTCTAATCTCGAGCAATTAATTGGAGAGGAGAACTTATACTTACCTGATTGGGTGACTACTTTCCCTGGTTATACTGGAGATTTTTGGCCAGCACCTGTGGCTGATCAGGTTGATGACATTGACTCTCCTATCCATGACCACCTCCCAAGAAAAGCTGTGGCAATTGGACCTGACCACCAGGCAGACATTCCAGAATGGAGGCCTAGGATTTCGATGACCGTGCCCTACGGTTCTGGTTCTTGTGCTGATCTGTCATACAGTTCTGTTTCCACTTCAGGGTCTGCTCCCAGGGATGAGGACAGTGAAAGTGATAAGTGGATCAAGCACTGTGTCATTGAAATGCCATCCTCATGTTCTGTTGCTTGGGTTGGAGACCATGGAAGAGATTGTGGGTGCAGTGATGAGGGTTCCATTAGATGTGTAAGACGACATGTTTTGGAATCCAGAGAAAACCTCAAAAGAATATTTGGAGAGGACAAATTTCGTGAGTTAGGTCTTTGTGATATGGGAGAAGATATTGCTCAGAGATGGACAGATGAGGAGGAAAGTCTCTTTTATAGAGTTGTTTACTCTAATCCTCCTTCCTTGGGAAAGAACTTTTGGCATTTTCTCCCACGAGCTTTGCCTGGTAAAACTAGCATGGAGCTTGTCAGCTACTATTTCAATGTCTTCATGCTTCGTAAGAGGGCTCAGCAAAACAGATCGGAGCCATTGCACGTGGACAGTGATGATGATGAGGTTCCTGATGAGCCTTCTGTAACAGAGGATGAGGATTCTGCAGTTGAGTCCCCAGCACATGATTATTACGTGAACAATCCCATGTCCCCAGAGTCTGAAGACTCCTTCCATGAGAAGGTAGCTGATAGTTTATCTGGGCTCAGAGATGGACCAAGCCAGAAGCCTCTGGGATCCAACACAGATAATCCTGGAGGTGATGCCGACGTCCAAGACGAGTCATGCACATCATTTGAGGACCATAATGGAGCGCATGGATCTAATGGTGTTCAATGTGCTGAGTTTCACATGATGCTGCCAAATGCTGCTCTAGACCACTACAGTGACCGAGGTGCGTGCATGTAG
- the LOC4333158 gene encoding zinc finger protein ZAT9 codes for MDDDDVVVLSSASATRHSCKVCGKGFACGRSLGGHMRSHSLTEVDAVAAAVAPAYERADDDEGGDGKTVRRWMQSGGGYGLRENPKKTRRLSAGSGGGGGGGDNDDGDACHHRGGDLLSSSSCRPVLGRVRSHAPPAGGAAYADDSEDVGVDVDGGGGDDRYRDREMLVMAAPRRRPRSMRVPAPVRDEFVVDEEPEDVALCLVMLSRDTGRPWNSRPSDEYSSLMYNSSYHHHHDAVSDDDLELSLSSPYADTEIRTKKRRKTTGAASTAGGEKRGRYECHGCGRAFLSYQALGGHRASHKRINSNCSLVKPPADQPEPSIETSFSSASTSVSPADTMISAATISKTVKKATKFVCPICSKEFGSGQALGGHKRSHSIAGELYERGHADGIVKLEQPLLADRFLDLNLPAPGGDDG; via the coding sequence atggacgacgacgatgtggTGGTGCTTAGTAGTGCTAGTGCGACGCGGCACAGCTGCAAGGTGTGCGGGAAGGGGTTCGCCTGTGGCCGCTCGCTCGGCGGCCACATGCGCTCCCACTCGCTCACGGAGGtggacgcggtggcggcggcggtggcgccggcttACGAGCGAGCCGATGACGATGAGGGCGGCGACGGGAAGACGGTGCGGCGGTGGATGCAGAGCGGCGGCGGATATGGGTTAAGGGAGAATCCCAAGAAGACGCGCCGGCTCTCggcgggctccggcggcggcggcggcggcggcgacaacgacgatggaGACGCGTGCCATCACCGCGGCGGCGATctcctgtcgtcgtcgtcgtgccggCCGGTGCTCGGCCGCGTGCGCAGCCATGCGCCACCGGCAGGCGGGGCGGCGTACGCCGACGACTCCGAAGATGTCGGCGTggacgtggacggcggcggcggcgacgatcgtTACCGGGACCGGGAGATGCTGGTGATGGCGGctccgaggcggcggccgcggtcgATGCGCGTGCCGGCGCCCGTGCGCGACGAGTTCGTCGTCGACGAGGAGCCGGAGGACGTCGCCCTCTGCCTCGTGATGCTGTCGCGCGACACCGGCCGGCCATGGAACTCGAGACCAAGCGACGAGTACTCATCTCTCATGTACAACAGcagctaccaccaccaccacgacgccGTCTCCGACGACGATTTGGAGTtgtccctctcctccccgtaCGCGGACACCGAGATCAGGaccaagaagaggaggaagacgacgggtgCGGCGagcaccgccggcggcgagaagcgGGGCCGGTACGAGTGCCACGGCTGCGGCCGGGCTTTCCTGTCCTACCAAGCTCTCGGCGGCCACCGCGCTAGCCACAAACGTATAAACAGCAATTGCAGCCTTGTCAAACCTCCGGCCGATCAGCCGGAGCCGAGCATCGAAACATCGTTCAGCTCTGCCTCGACGTCGGTGTCACCAGCTGACACCATGATCAGCGCGGCCACCATCTCGAAGACGGTGAAGAAAGCAACTAAATTCGTGTGCCCAATCTGCTCCAAGGAGTTCGGCTCCGGTCAGGCTCTCGGCGGGCACAAGCGGTCGCACTCGATCGCAGGCGAGCTCTACGAGCGCGGCCACGCCGACGGCATTGTCAAGCTGGAGCAACCTTTGCTCGCCGACAGGTTTCTTGATCTCAATCTGCCAGCTCCAGGAGGAGATGATGGCTGA
- the LOC136355646 gene encoding cysteine-rich receptor-like protein kinase 44 produces MAQGVNYLHEGSGEIVIHRDLKPSNVLLDDEFTPKIADFGTTKPLVADGTGTQTIVFSPGYAAPEYIRGDVTLKCDVYSFGVVLLEIISGQKNTLRPSLLSKAWKLWDEHRIMDLVDPSMVRRCSGAEGLQSHVRRCIQIGLLCVQDSPCDRPTMSQVLAMLTGDDSSWLNKPKPPAMFDDHHRH; encoded by the exons ATGGCCCAAGGTGTCAACTACCTTCATGAAGGATCAGGGGAGATTGTCATTCACAGGGATCTGAAGCCTTCCAATGTGCTCCTTGATGATGAATTCACACCAAAGATAGCGGACTTTGGCACGACTAAACCACTTGTTGCTGATGGCACTGGAACTCAGACTATAGTTTTTTCACC AGGTTATGCAGCTCCTGAGTACATCCGAGGGGATGTGACATTGAAGTGCGATGTGTATAGCTTCGGAGTTGTGCTACTAGAGATAATCAGTGGGCAGAAGAACACTCTTAGGCCAAGCCTCCTTTCAAAG GCCTGGAAACTGTGGGACGAGCACAGGATCATGGACCTCGTTGATCCGTCAATGGTGAGACGCTGCTCTGGAGCGGAGGGGCTCCAATCGCACGTGCGTAGGTGCATCCAGATCGGGCTCCTCTGCGTACAGGACTCGCCCTGTGACAGGCCGACCATGTCCCAGGTTCTGGCgatgctcaccggcgacgactCCTCATGGCTGAACAAGCCTAAGCCACCTGCCATGTTCGACGACCACCACCGCCACTaa
- the LOC107280422 gene encoding uncharacterized protein has protein sequence MAISTFYCLLLLFHFFAFLSSIRTAGDVTAIAAVGSEEEEEHAVAITASGPSSPSTPLPVAMGGAMAGFGFLFPNNLRLLRGFPAVQELHANKGSGGGGVAVWGSSIPWWEWDNPAAPSALRAALCRLYAEAYCGSFCSRRIHGADAVEEEKEKKKKLRVLRYDANAAVGGDDDDELQQCRLRCVAVVDLPCHALGRGGVHTAYYSVIFDRLRWLVMNPLSLQPLLVLLIATTWIVDYFLLKNRMDNERGTEISKFTFF, from the exons ATGGCGATATCAACATTCTactgccttctcctcctcttccatttcttcgccttcctctcctcgaTCAGAACCGCCGGCGATGTGACGGCGATCGCCGCCGTCGgcagcgaagaagaagaagaacacgcCGTGGCGATCACTGCGAGCGGCCCGTCGTCACCGTCGACACCGCTGCCGGTCGCGATGggcggcgccatggccggcTTCGGGTTCTTGTTCCCCAATAATCTCCGGCTTCTCCGCGGCTTCCCGGCGGTGCAAGAGTTGCACGCGAAcaagggcagcggcggcggcggtgtggcggtCTGGGGCTCGAGCATCCCTTGGTGGGAGTGGGACAACCCCGCCGCGCCTTCCGCGCTCCGAGCCGCGCTCTGCCGCCTTTACGCCGAGGCGTACTGCGGGTCGTTCTGCAGCAGGAGGATTCATGGAGCCgacgcggtggaggaggagaaggagaagaagaagaagcttcGCGTGCTGCGCTACGACGCCAACGCGGCcgtgggcggcgacgacgacgacgagctgcaGCAGTGCAGGCTGAGGTGCGTTGCCGTTGTCGATCTCCCCTGCCACGCTCTAGGTAGAGGCGGCGTCCACACTGCCTACTATTCAG TGATTTTTGACAGGTTGCGATGGCTGGTTATGAATCCATTATCACTACAACCATTATTGGTACTGCTTATTGCGACAACTTGGATCGTCGATTATTTTCTTCTGAAAAATAGGATGGACAATGAAAGGGGAACTGAAATCAGTAAGTTCACTTTTTTCTAA